Proteins from one Nitrospirota bacterium genomic window:
- a CDS encoding CBS domain-containing protein gives MERLHSISELADLRSILRSDIFSPDKNILKVCCGLPCSTLGSHKVADALQKEAATSNFQIEVIKTGCQGLCQKGPLIKVKPYGFFYQKVHADKAQDIINRTFVMREPVRELQYRDSFIDTPKASQKEVPFYTKQLKIALRNTGEIDPFNIYHYIAVDGYKAIEKILLEMSPEQVIEEVRKSNIRGRGGAGFPAGVKWAHAKRADGNIKIVIANGDEGDPGAFMDRSIMEGDPHSLLEGMLICAYAINAQYGFIYVRHEYPLAIKTLKTAIKQAEEIGLLGKNILGTGFDFTVHIREGAGAFVCGEATALVASIEGRRGYPHARPPRVSEPGGGPWGYPANLNNIETYACIPPIINNGADWFLNIGTSSSSGTKVFSLAGKVKNTGLVEVPMGITLREIIFDIGGGIIGDKRFKAVQTGGPSGGCIPEKYLDIPVDFDSLTKLGSIMGSGGMVVMDEDNCMVDVAKFFLSFTQAESCGKCPPCRIGTYQMLQLLEKITSGNGEAGDIEKLKRLGELVISGSLCGLGKSAPNPVLTTIKYFQEEYEEHVRDKYCRAKVCNLGFFWIDHNECILCGLCKQACAFDAIKETRRSFFIDRNYCTKCKACYNVCPVKAVKIMKQEYIRLEEELKLPFETIELVERRRKMKLKHILEARPYEIVTIHKDLTISDAVHLMAQRNISGLFVVDENEKLVSLFTERDIVRCVFNNIPFNETLESIKSREITTFDPSTEISSAVAIASRKGIRHLPVVEGDKIIGMITYRDLISYLLPEICFMAETMY, from the coding sequence ATGGAAAGATTGCATTCCATAAGTGAGCTTGCAGACCTCAGATCTATTCTTCGGAGTGATATCTTCAGCCCTGATAAAAATATTCTCAAAGTCTGCTGCGGGTTGCCTTGCAGTACACTGGGGTCTCATAAAGTGGCAGATGCATTGCAGAAAGAGGCGGCAACGAGTAATTTTCAGATTGAGGTGATCAAGACAGGGTGTCAGGGACTCTGTCAAAAAGGACCTCTTATAAAAGTTAAGCCTTATGGCTTTTTCTATCAGAAGGTTCATGCTGACAAAGCACAAGATATTATTAACAGAACATTCGTGATGAGAGAACCCGTCAGAGAACTTCAATACCGTGATTCTTTTATTGATACACCAAAAGCTTCCCAGAAAGAAGTTCCTTTCTATACTAAACAATTAAAGATTGCTCTCAGAAATACAGGCGAGATAGATCCGTTTAATATTTATCATTATATAGCAGTCGATGGTTACAAGGCTATTGAAAAAATACTCTTAGAGATGAGTCCTGAACAGGTAATAGAAGAGGTAAGAAAATCAAATATTAGAGGGCGTGGAGGAGCAGGATTCCCGGCAGGTGTAAAATGGGCTCATGCTAAAAGGGCTGACGGTAATATAAAAATAGTTATAGCCAATGGTGATGAGGGGGACCCTGGTGCTTTTATGGACAGGTCTATCATGGAAGGTGATCCCCATAGCCTTCTTGAAGGAATGCTCATCTGTGCTTATGCAATTAATGCTCAATATGGGTTCATTTACGTTCGTCATGAATATCCTCTTGCCATTAAAACATTAAAGACAGCTATCAAGCAGGCAGAGGAAATAGGGCTTTTAGGAAAAAATATCCTCGGGACTGGATTTGATTTTACAGTTCATATCAGGGAAGGGGCGGGTGCCTTTGTCTGTGGAGAGGCAACTGCACTTGTTGCATCAATAGAAGGCAGGAGAGGTTATCCACATGCGAGACCACCAAGGGTATCAGAACCAGGAGGTGGACCCTGGGGTTACCCTGCTAATCTTAATAACATAGAAACCTATGCCTGTATCCCTCCGATCATCAACAACGGTGCAGACTGGTTCTTAAATATAGGCACATCAAGTTCATCTGGTACAAAGGTATTTTCACTGGCTGGTAAAGTCAAAAATACAGGACTTGTTGAGGTTCCCATGGGTATTACTTTAAGAGAGATTATATTTGATATCGGTGGTGGCATTATAGGTGATAAAAGATTCAAGGCAGTTCAGACTGGAGGTCCTTCAGGTGGATGTATTCCAGAAAAATATCTTGATATACCTGTAGACTTTGATTCATTAACAAAATTAGGTTCAATTATGGGATCTGGTGGTATGGTTGTTATGGATGAAGATAATTGCATGGTTGATGTTGCAAAATTTTTCCTTTCTTTCACACAGGCGGAATCATGCGGAAAGTGTCCACCTTGTAGGATTGGAACATATCAGATGTTGCAGTTACTTGAAAAGATAACTTCAGGCAATGGTGAAGCAGGAGATATTGAGAAGTTAAAGAGACTGGGGGAACTCGTTATATCAGGTTCACTCTGTGGTCTTGGTAAGAGTGCACCGAATCCAGTTCTTACGACTATTAAATATTTTCAGGAAGAATACGAAGAGCATGTAAGAGATAAATATTGTAGGGCAAAAGTATGCAATCTTGGATTTTTCTGGATTGACCATAATGAATGCATACTTTGCGGTCTTTGTAAGCAAGCATGTGCTTTTGATGCCATAAAGGAGACAAGAAGGAGTTTCTTTATCGACAGAAATTATTGTACAAAATGCAAGGCCTGCTATAATGTTTGTCCTGTTAAAGCTGTAAAGATAATGAAACAGGAATACATAAGACTCGAAGAAGAGTTAAAATTGCCTTTTGAAACAATCGAGCTCGTTGAAAGGAGAAGAAAAATGAAACTAAAGCATATCTTGGAAGCAAGGCCATATGAGATTGTAACCATTCATAAAGATCTGACAATTTCAGATGCAGTGCACTTAATGGCCCAGAGGAATATCAGTGGATTATTTGTTGTTGACGAAAATGAGAAACTGGTAAGTCTGTTTACTGAGAGAGATATAGTGCGGTGTGTATTTAATAATATCCCATTTAATGAAACTCTTGAATCAATAAAGTCGAGGGAAATAACAACTTTTGATCCATCTACTGAAATTAGTTCTGCAGTAGCTATAGCTTCAAGAAAAGGGATCAGACATCTACCTGTTGTCGAGGGGGACAAGATTATAGGAATGATTACTTACAGGGATCTGATTTCATATTTACTTCCAGAGATATGTTTTATGGCAGAAACGATGTATTGA
- a CDS encoding NAD(P)H-dependent oxidoreductase subunit E, whose amino-acid sequence MDVEEINIDEQIGGVSRIIGEQEARRGILIHALQQIQEEEGYLPEEVLRKLSKKLNIALSEIYSVASFYKMFHFKPRGRKIVKVCLGTACYVRGSKKILTALETEFNVKSGDTTDDLAMTLETVGCVGCCGLAPVTTINDEVTGELIGEKKIEALIKSIKED is encoded by the coding sequence ATGGATGTAGAAGAGATTAATATTGATGAACAGATTGGCGGAGTTAGCAGAATAATCGGTGAACAGGAGGCGAGAAGAGGAATACTCATCCATGCATTACAGCAGATACAGGAAGAAGAAGGTTATCTACCGGAAGAAGTTTTGAGAAAGCTTTCCAAAAAGCTTAATATTGCATTGTCCGAGATATACAGTGTTGCAAGTTTCTATAAGATGTTTCATTTTAAACCGAGAGGAAGGAAAATTGTAAAAGTCTGTCTGGGTACAGCATGTTACGTAAGAGGGTCAAAGAAAATTTTAACAGCTCTTGAAACTGAATTCAATGTAAAGAGTGGAGATACCACTGATGATCTTGCTATGACACTTGAGACAGTTGGATGTGTGGGTTGCTGTGGTCTTGCTCCTGTTACTACCATCAATGATGAAGTAACAGGAGAACTTATAGGTGAGAAGAAAATAGAAGCCTTAATTAAATCGATAAAAGAAGATTAG
- the cooS gene encoding anaerobic carbon-monoxide dehydrogenase catalytic subunit, with the protein MAYLDGGYMDKIIKSANKASEEIIEWGETQNIQTCFERAEKNKPCPIGAAGACCKICHMGPCRFVGLNAENEARGVCGATLPTVSARNFLRMAVAGASAHSDHARDMVFILLAVANGETKDFRITDVRKLYRIAEILEIEFEGRQVNDVARDVATKLLEDFGRQKGELNFIKRAPKKTQERWRKWGIIPRGIDREITEAMHRTHMGVDHDPDNLLLSALKVSIADGWGGSMISTDITDILFGTPHPVKAEASFGIFKEDEVNLVVHGHEPSLAEVIVDVVNEPDMIEYAKTKGAKGINLGGMCCTANEVLMRHGISTAGGFTNQELAVLTGLIDAITVDVQCIMPALTELSQKFHTKVITTSYKAKIQGALHIEYDEHRAREIARQIVRTAIDNFSNRKGKGSHVTDKFPVIAGFSHEYIEYMQGGRWRASFRPLNDAIIAGRIRGVVGLAGCDNPRVPSQGLHRFLAIELIKNDVLIVSTGCGSHACGTAGYLTPEMALENAGPGLREVCEAIGIPPILHLGSCVDNSRILTIAAAMAAEGGLSDEIGGMPAVGIAPEWMSEKAISIGCYFVASGVPVIFGGESPVGASKEVTKIMTEVWFERFKGALHFEPDPEKILELTLDYIDRARDALKLRKYQPGRFGVERVLMDMAARRELEKGAKPHLGL; encoded by the coding sequence ATGGCTTATTTAGATGGAGGTTATATGGACAAAATTATAAAGAGTGCAAATAAGGCATCTGAAGAAATTATAGAATGGGGTGAAACTCAAAATATACAGACATGTTTTGAACGGGCAGAAAAGAACAAACCCTGTCCGATTGGTGCTGCAGGGGCATGTTGCAAAATATGTCATATGGGACCATGCAGATTCGTGGGGCTAAATGCGGAAAATGAAGCAAGAGGAGTATGTGGTGCAACGCTACCAACAGTTTCTGCAAGGAATTTTTTAAGGATGGCTGTTGCAGGTGCATCTGCACACTCTGATCATGCCAGAGACATGGTATTTATATTGCTTGCAGTAGCAAATGGTGAGACAAAAGACTTCAGAATAACAGATGTTAGAAAACTATACAGAATTGCTGAAATACTCGAAATAGAATTTGAAGGACGTCAAGTGAATGATGTAGCAAGAGATGTTGCAACAAAGCTACTTGAAGATTTTGGAAGACAAAAAGGAGAACTGAACTTTATTAAGAGAGCACCTAAGAAGACACAGGAAAGATGGAGGAAATGGGGAATCATTCCGAGAGGTATTGACAGAGAAATAACAGAAGCAATGCATCGCACTCATATGGGTGTTGACCATGACCCTGATAATCTTCTCCTGAGCGCTTTGAAAGTATCAATTGCAGATGGGTGGGGCGGAAGTATGATTTCGACAGATATAACAGATATACTTTTTGGAACGCCTCATCCGGTAAAAGCAGAAGCAAGTTTCGGAATTTTCAAGGAGGATGAAGTCAACCTCGTAGTCCACGGACATGAACCTTCACTTGCAGAAGTGATTGTAGATGTTGTCAACGAGCCAGACATGATCGAATATGCAAAAACAAAAGGTGCAAAGGGAATAAATCTCGGTGGCATGTGCTGCACAGCTAATGAAGTACTGATGCGGCATGGTATTTCCACTGCTGGCGGTTTTACCAATCAGGAACTCGCTGTTCTTACAGGACTTATTGATGCAATAACAGTTGATGTGCAATGCATTATGCCTGCTCTGACAGAACTATCACAGAAATTTCATACAAAAGTAATAACTACTTCTTATAAGGCAAAGATACAGGGTGCTTTACACATAGAATATGACGAACACAGAGCAAGGGAGATAGCGCGTCAGATAGTCAGGACAGCTATTGATAATTTTTCTAACAGGAAAGGTAAAGGCAGTCATGTTACGGATAAATTTCCTGTAATAGCAGGTTTTTCACATGAATACATAGAATATATGCAAGGAGGGAGATGGCGCGCGTCATTCAGGCCTTTGAATGATGCGATAATAGCTGGAAGAATTCGTGGTGTTGTTGGGCTTGCAGGATGTGATAATCCACGGGTTCCGTCACAGGGTCTTCATCGTTTTCTTGCGATTGAATTAATTAAGAATGATGTGCTTATAGTATCAACAGGTTGTGGTTCACATGCCTGCGGGACTGCTGGATATCTTACTCCAGAGATGGCTCTTGAAAATGCAGGGCCTGGTTTACGGGAGGTATGTGAAGCAATAGGAATTCCTCCTATTCTTCACCTTGGTTCTTGTGTGGATAATTCAAGGATTTTAACTATAGCAGCTGCAATGGCTGCCGAAGGCGGTCTTTCTGACGAAATAGGAGGAATGCCGGCAGTAGGCATTGCACCCGAGTGGATGTCCGAAAAGGCAATTTCAATCGGATGCTATTTTGTTGCATCAGGTGTACCTGTTATATTCGGAGGAGAATCCCCGGTTGGAGCAAGCAAAGAAGTGACAAAGATAATGACAGAAGTATGGTTTGAGAGATTTAAGGGTGCGCTTCATTTCGAGCCTGATCCAGAAAAGATACTTGAGCTCACTTTAGATTACATTGATAGAGCGAGGGATGCACTGAAACTCAGGAAATATCAACCTGGCAGATTCGGGGTAGAAAGAGTTTTGATGGATATGGCTGCAAGGCGCGAGCTTGAAAAAGGTGCAAAACCACATCTTGGATTATAA